The proteins below come from a single Rhizobium tropici CIAT 899 genomic window:
- a CDS encoding efflux RND transporter periplasmic adaptor subunit — MVSLTTNTLRTIAGAALFAAFGLGLTGCNEKKEETAEVVRPVKVVEIAQADTTRKLDYSGAVRARTDMNLGFRVNGKIVERKVDIGQRVKPGDVIARMDATDYILAVRRSQADLDAAEKQVQTTELARTRAQTLFSKNVTSKSQLEQAELSYEQAVSTRDSAVSALTEAKNQVAYADLTSDMNGIVTAINADVGQVVSSGTPVITVAVDGEKEVQVAVPEMDIAQFKVGKDVKARFWSDAALVLNGKVREVSGSADQSRTFAVRVSVPNDPRVLLGMTATIEALADNTQSYVSIPLSALAQKDGKQIVWLVDRSAGTVHSRAIQVADFADDGVRVADGLKAGDVVVAAGTQFMTENMKVKLPAASAQQASAEINAASADIVR; from the coding sequence ATGGTTTCGCTGACGACCAACACCTTACGGACCATTGCCGGTGCGGCACTCTTTGCCGCTTTCGGACTTGGGCTCACAGGCTGCAATGAGAAGAAAGAAGAGACGGCGGAGGTGGTCCGGCCGGTCAAGGTCGTTGAAATCGCTCAAGCCGACACGACGCGCAAGCTTGATTATTCCGGAGCCGTCCGTGCGCGGACGGACATGAATCTCGGCTTTCGCGTGAACGGTAAGATCGTCGAGCGCAAGGTGGATATCGGCCAGAGGGTAAAACCCGGCGATGTGATCGCCCGCATGGATGCTACCGACTATATTCTCGCGGTGCGTCGCTCGCAGGCGGATCTGGATGCGGCCGAAAAGCAGGTGCAGACGACCGAGCTTGCTCGCACGCGTGCGCAGACGCTCTTCAGCAAGAATGTCACCTCCAAGTCGCAGCTCGAGCAAGCGGAGCTTTCCTATGAACAGGCCGTCTCGACCCGGGATTCTGCTGTCTCGGCCCTGACCGAAGCCAAAAACCAGGTCGCCTATGCCGATCTGACCTCCGACATGAACGGTATCGTGACCGCAATCAATGCCGATGTCGGCCAGGTGGTCAGTTCCGGCACACCCGTCATCACGGTTGCCGTCGATGGCGAGAAGGAAGTGCAAGTCGCTGTCCCGGAAATGGACATCGCCCAATTCAAGGTCGGCAAGGACGTCAAGGCGCGCTTCTGGTCCGACGCCGCCCTCGTGCTCAATGGAAAGGTGCGGGAAGTGTCCGGCAGTGCCGATCAATCGCGCACCTTCGCCGTACGGGTCAGCGTTCCGAACGATCCGCGGGTGCTGCTCGGCATGACTGCGACGATCGAGGCGCTTGCCGATAATACCCAGTCCTATGTTTCCATTCCGCTGAGCGCACTCGCGCAGAAGGACGGAAAGCAGATCGTCTGGCTGGTGGATCGCAGTGCCGGCACGGTTCATTCCCGCGCCATCCAGGTTGCCGATTTCGCCGATGACGGCGTGAGGGTCGCCGATGGCCTGAAAGCCGGCGATGTCGTTGTCGCTGCCGGTACGCAATTCATGACCGAGAACATGAAGGTCAAGCTTCCGGCTGCATCAGCCCAGCAGGCTTCCGCAGAAATCAACGCCGCCTCGGCGGATATTGTACGCTGA
- a CDS encoding TetR family transcriptional regulator — protein MLELSDVNADPARQENITRILDAAERLFRHYGYSKTNVADIARDLGMSTANIYRFFGSKVEIHQALCGRMLELSYQMAFGIRNQPISATERLRTYALSQYKMIVETMLDEQKVHEMVIVAIERDWHVIEKHIERTQALVAEIIAEGIAAGEFAEQDPHLAAKCFAATTVDLCHPQMVAQCLAKSYQADPEDIIEFVIRALKK, from the coding sequence ATGCTCGAGCTTTCCGATGTCAACGCCGATCCTGCCCGTCAGGAAAACATCACGCGCATTCTCGATGCCGCTGAAAGGCTGTTTCGCCACTACGGATACAGCAAGACGAACGTAGCCGACATCGCGCGCGATCTCGGCATGTCGACGGCGAATATCTATCGTTTCTTTGGCTCCAAGGTGGAGATCCACCAGGCTCTTTGCGGACGCATGCTGGAGCTGAGCTATCAGATGGCCTTTGGTATCCGCAATCAGCCGATCAGCGCGACCGAGCGGCTGCGGACCTACGCGCTATCCCAGTACAAGATGATAGTGGAGACCATGCTCGATGAGCAGAAGGTTCACGAGATGGTCATCGTCGCCATCGAGCGCGACTGGCATGTCATTGAAAAGCATATCGAACGTACGCAGGCGCTGGTCGCCGAAATCATTGCCGAAGGAATTGCTGCCGGCGAATTTGCGGAGCAGGACCCGCATCTCGCGGCCAAATGCTTCGCTGCGACCACCGTCGATCTCTGCCATCCGCAGATGGTAGCACAATGCCTTGCCAAGTCCTACCAGGCCGATCCCGAAGATATCATCGAATTCGTCATCAGGGCTTTGAAGAAATAA
- a CDS encoding OsmC family protein gives MQINRTGSAQWSGGLKDGKGQISTQSGALNHYPYGFASRFEGVAGTNPEELIGAAHAGCFTMALSLILNEAGFTAESMETTAKVTLESVEGGFAITAIHLTLTGKIPGADEATFTELANKAKAGCPVSKALASVPISLEVHAA, from the coding sequence ATGCAGATCAATCGTACGGGTTCGGCTCAATGGTCGGGCGGTCTGAAGGACGGCAAGGGTCAGATCTCGACTCAAAGCGGCGCACTCAATCACTATCCTTACGGCTTCGCCAGCCGTTTCGAAGGCGTTGCTGGCACCAATCCGGAAGAGCTGATCGGCGCGGCTCATGCGGGTTGCTTCACCATGGCCTTGTCGCTGATCCTCAACGAGGCCGGTTTCACCGCCGAAAGCATGGAGACGACGGCCAAGGTGACGCTCGAAAGCGTCGAAGGCGGCTTCGCCATCACCGCCATCCACCTGACGCTGACGGGCAAGATCCCCGGCGCCGACGAGGCCACATTCACTGAGCTTGCCAACAAGGCGAAAGCCGGTTGCCCGGTTTCCAAGGCGCTTGCCTCCGTTCCGATTTCTCTGGAAGTTCACGCCGCCTAA
- a CDS encoding FadR/GntR family transcriptional regulator: protein MESLQRQEHGASVKPERRPRVRKNVTAAIAEDICAERYPSGSTLPRENDLCEMYGVSRTVIRESLKVLESKGLVRGKPRIGTTVCDRDDWNILDQDVLEWMGPYIADFDILGSILEARRTIEPAAAEYAAERATAREIADLENAWERMRDSGDDPEGFTEADVTFHKLLLSASHNQVFRRLSSAMHAGLKYALHASNVAADSRDEAIAVHGELVEALRLRDRDAARACAHRMLDLAARDLAVERRLDKGRKTNPETPRSAVSRR from the coding sequence GTGGAATCGCTGCAACGGCAGGAGCATGGCGCGTCGGTCAAGCCCGAGCGTCGTCCGCGTGTGCGTAAGAATGTGACGGCGGCAATCGCCGAAGACATCTGCGCCGAACGCTATCCCTCCGGCTCGACCCTGCCGCGCGAAAACGATCTCTGCGAAATGTACGGCGTCAGCCGCACGGTCATCCGCGAATCCCTCAAGGTGCTGGAGTCCAAGGGCCTCGTGCGCGGCAAGCCACGCATCGGCACCACTGTCTGCGATAGGGATGACTGGAACATTCTCGACCAGGATGTGCTGGAGTGGATGGGCCCTTATATCGCCGATTTCGATATTCTCGGCTCGATCCTCGAAGCACGCCGCACCATCGAACCCGCTGCTGCCGAATATGCGGCGGAACGAGCGACAGCACGCGAGATTGCCGATCTGGAAAACGCCTGGGAGCGCATGCGCGACAGCGGCGATGATCCGGAAGGCTTTACCGAAGCCGACGTGACCTTTCACAAGCTGCTGCTCAGCGCCAGCCACAACCAGGTGTTCCGGCGCCTCTCCAGTGCCATGCACGCCGGCCTCAAATATGCGCTGCACGCTTCCAACGTCGCCGCCGACAGCCGCGACGAAGCAATCGCCGTGCACGGCGAACTCGTGGAAGCGCTGCGCCTTCGCGACCGCGATGCAGCGCGCGCCTGCGCTCACCGTATGCTCGATCTTGCCGCCCGTGATCTCGCCGTCGAACGACGGCTGGACAAAGGCCGGAAAACAAATCCCGAAACCCCGAGATCTGCGGTCTCACGCCGCTGA
- the dgoD gene encoding galactonate dehydratase has protein sequence MKITKLTTYIVPPRWLFLKIETDEGIVGWGEPVVEGRALTVQAAVHELEDYLIGKDPFLIEDHWNVMYRAGFYRGGAVHMSALAGIDQALWDIKGKALGQPIHSLLGGQVRDKIKVYSWIGGDRPSDVANNAKDVVARGFKAIKLNGCEEMQIVDTYDKVEKAVETIAIIREAIGPCIGIGVDFHGRVHRPMAKVLAKELEPYKLLFIEEPVLSENREALKEIANHCSTPIALGERLYSRWDFKSVLSDGYVDILQPDLSHAGGITECRKIAAMAEAYDVALAPHCPLGPIALAACLQVDAVSYNAFIQEQSLGIHYNKGNDILDYISNKEVFQYADGFVSIPQGPGLGIEVDEAYVIERAKEGHRWRNPVWRHEDGSVAEW, from the coding sequence ATGAAAATCACCAAGCTCACGACCTATATCGTTCCCCCGCGCTGGCTGTTCCTGAAGATCGAGACCGATGAAGGCATCGTCGGCTGGGGTGAGCCCGTGGTCGAGGGCCGTGCGCTGACCGTACAGGCGGCGGTGCACGAGCTGGAAGATTATCTGATCGGCAAGGATCCGTTCCTGATCGAAGATCACTGGAACGTCATGTACCGCGCCGGCTTCTATCGCGGCGGCGCCGTCCACATGTCGGCCCTGGCCGGCATCGACCAGGCGCTCTGGGACATCAAGGGCAAGGCGCTGGGACAGCCGATCCATTCGCTGCTCGGCGGCCAGGTGCGCGACAAGATCAAGGTCTATTCCTGGATCGGCGGCGACCGTCCCTCGGACGTTGCCAACAATGCCAAGGACGTCGTCGCCCGCGGCTTCAAGGCGATCAAGCTCAATGGCTGCGAGGAAATGCAGATCGTCGACACCTATGACAAGGTGGAGAAGGCTGTAGAAACCATCGCCATCATCCGCGAGGCGATCGGCCCCTGTATCGGCATCGGCGTCGATTTCCACGGCCGCGTCCATCGGCCGATGGCCAAGGTACTCGCCAAGGAACTCGAGCCCTACAAGCTGCTCTTCATCGAAGAGCCGGTGCTGTCGGAAAACCGCGAGGCGCTGAAGGAAATCGCCAATCATTGCTCGACGCCGATTGCGCTCGGCGAGCGCCTTTATTCTCGCTGGGACTTCAAGTCGGTCCTGTCGGACGGCTATGTCGACATTCTGCAGCCCGACCTGTCGCACGCCGGCGGTATCACCGAGTGCCGCAAGATCGCGGCCATGGCCGAAGCCTATGACGTGGCGCTTGCCCCGCATTGCCCGCTCGGCCCGATCGCGCTTGCCGCCTGCCTGCAGGTCGATGCCGTCAGCTACAATGCCTTCATCCAGGAGCAGAGCCTCGGCATCCACTACAACAAGGGCAATGACATCCTCGACTACATCTCCAACAAGGAAGTGTTCCAGTATGCCGACGGCTTCGTTTCGATCCCGCAGGGTCCCGGCCTCGGAATCGAGGTCGACGAAGCCTATGTCATCGAACGCGCCAAGGAAGGCCATCGCTGGCGCAATCCGGTCTGGCGCCACGAGGATGGCAGCGTCGCAGAGTGGTAA
- a CDS encoding Bax inhibitor-1/YccA family protein, whose protein sequence is MNQTNPGYGYGAGAGSQALFDEGLRRHMLRVYNYMGIGLVVTGIVALIVGTTPALYVPIFQSPLKWVVMLAPLAFVFFFSFRIQSMSAGTAQMMFWAFCAVMGLSLASVFLVFTGTSIARTFFIAATMFGATSLYGYTTKRDLSNIGSFLMMGLFGVIIASIVNIFLGSSALQFAISVIGIVVFVGLTAWDTQNIKEQYAENHDQESQQKLAVFGALSLYLNFVNIFQLLLNFTGERE, encoded by the coding sequence ATGAACCAGACCAATCCGGGATACGGCTACGGAGCCGGCGCCGGCTCTCAGGCGCTCTTCGACGAGGGGCTGCGCCGGCATATGCTGCGCGTCTACAACTACATGGGTATCGGCCTTGTCGTGACGGGAATCGTCGCGCTGATCGTCGGTACGACGCCGGCGCTCTATGTGCCGATCTTCCAGAGCCCGCTGAAGTGGGTCGTCATGCTGGCGCCGCTTGCCTTCGTATTCTTCTTCTCGTTCCGCATCCAGTCGATGTCGGCGGGAACGGCGCAGATGATGTTCTGGGCCTTCTGCGCGGTCATGGGTCTGTCGCTGGCCTCGGTCTTCCTGGTCTTCACCGGCACGAGCATTGCACGCACCTTCTTCATTGCCGCGACCATGTTCGGCGCGACGAGCCTCTATGGCTACACGACGAAGCGTGACCTTTCCAACATCGGCTCGTTCCTGATGATGGGCCTCTTCGGCGTGATCATCGCCAGCATTGTCAATATCTTCCTGGGTTCGAGCGCGCTGCAGTTCGCCATCTCGGTCATCGGTATCGTGGTCTTCGTCGGCCTGACCGCCTGGGATACGCAGAACATCAAGGAACAGTATGCCGAAAACCATGATCAGGAATCGCAGCAGAAGCTTGCCGTCTTCGGTGCCCTGTCGCTCTACCTGAACTTTGTCAACATCTTCCAGCTGCTGCTGAACTTCACCGGCGAGCGGGAGTAG
- a CDS encoding anti-sigma factor family protein, protein MKIVDPIIDTDLDAYVDGELTLARRVEVESYLSEHPEIAAKVMADMSIRGELRMALAGEGHVVRAETREAARRLERGLAYGRVLGSFQRAAAIAVLVTTGWVAHTSFGAFTASEVSASTRPPAFVDDAVRAYKATAVREELKPQSAAANYNPDEIRASTAIILPELPGGWRVTDAQIYPSEFGPSVEMMVDAGEDGHLSLFAVRPGNFAVQDVSHIKRDDVQAAYWQIGEVAYALIGNGKAGQLDGDAEKLARSLY, encoded by the coding sequence ATGAAAATCGTTGATCCGATCATCGATACCGATCTCGACGCCTATGTCGACGGCGAGCTCACGCTTGCGCGCCGTGTCGAGGTGGAATCCTATCTTTCGGAGCATCCGGAGATTGCCGCGAAAGTAATGGCTGACATGAGCATCCGCGGCGAGCTGCGCATGGCTCTGGCCGGAGAAGGCCATGTAGTCCGGGCCGAAACGCGGGAGGCCGCACGGCGGCTGGAGCGCGGGCTGGCCTATGGCCGGGTGCTGGGCTCGTTTCAGCGTGCCGCCGCCATCGCCGTGCTGGTGACCACCGGCTGGGTTGCGCATACGTCCTTCGGCGCCTTCACGGCGAGCGAGGTTAGTGCGTCGACACGGCCACCGGCCTTCGTCGATGACGCGGTACGCGCCTACAAGGCGACGGCCGTGCGCGAGGAGCTCAAGCCGCAGTCGGCGGCTGCAAATTACAATCCGGATGAAATCCGCGCATCCACGGCAATCATATTGCCGGAGCTGCCGGGTGGCTGGCGCGTCACCGATGCGCAAATCTATCCGTCCGAATTCGGTCCGAGCGTCGAAATGATGGTCGATGCCGGCGAAGACGGACATTTGTCACTGTTTGCCGTCCGCCCGGGCAATTTCGCCGTCCAGGATGTCAGTCACATCAAGCGTGACGATGTCCAGGCTGCCTATTGGCAGATCGGTGAAGTCGCCTATGCGCTGATCGGCAACGGCAAGGCGGGTCAGCTTGACGGCGATGCCGAAAAGCTTGCCCGCAGCCTCTACTAG
- a CDS encoding sigma-70 family RNA polymerase sigma factor: protein MERKGRTFDVLGQLGSLRRYARSLVRNADEAEDLVHDALVKAYERKASFRRDGNLRTWLLSILHNVHIDRLRQKKSLSRRHEEAAADLETALPASQDHTVRLNQVREAFFSLPEEQREALHLVAIEDLSYQEAASALGIPVGTLMSRIARARATLRSFEETASKVSHLRLIEGGGNENR from the coding sequence ATGGAACGCAAAGGACGCACATTCGATGTTTTGGGGCAGCTCGGTTCGCTGAGACGCTATGCCCGCTCGCTTGTGCGCAATGCGGACGAGGCCGAGGATCTGGTGCATGACGCGCTGGTCAAGGCGTATGAGCGTAAGGCCTCTTTCAGGCGCGACGGCAATCTGCGCACCTGGCTGCTATCGATCCTGCACAATGTGCATATTGACCGCCTGCGCCAGAAAAAGTCGCTGAGCCGTCGTCACGAGGAGGCTGCGGCCGACCTCGAAACGGCGTTGCCGGCATCGCAGGATCACACAGTTCGCCTGAACCAGGTCCGCGAAGCTTTCTTCAGTCTGCCCGAGGAGCAGCGTGAGGCGCTGCATCTCGTGGCGATCGAGGACCTCTCCTATCAGGAGGCGGCATCAGCGCTTGGCATTCCCGTCGGCACGCTGATGTCCCGCATCGCGCGGGCTCGCGCGACGTTGCGTAGTTTCGAGGAGACCGCCTCCAAGGTTTCGCATCTCAGGCTTATCGAGGGAGGCGGCAATGAAAATCGTTGA
- a CDS encoding bestrophin family protein, whose translation MIVRDRPNLFQLFFIVRGSIIRRILPQIIAIFLLSALIVWGHEARPNLIVSFNGSALSLLGIALSIFLGFRNNACYDRWWEGRRDWGQLVHLARGFARQTLVLESAGEAGIEARNNLLRLTIAFTQALVCLLRPGSDESKVLRLLTPSEAEFYHAARNKPDLILRLMSADFARLKASGTISDIQYQMLDITIGQMGAVQAACERLRNTPLPFGYTLLLHRTAYLFCFLLPFGYVDTLGWGSPFVTALIAYTFFGLDALGDELEDPFGKRPNALAIGALADTIEINLREALGETDLPPLPQPKDFLLM comes from the coding sequence ATGATCGTCCGCGACCGGCCGAATCTCTTCCAGCTTTTCTTCATCGTCCGCGGGTCGATCATCCGGCGTATCCTGCCGCAGATCATCGCGATCTTCTTGTTGTCGGCGCTGATCGTCTGGGGTCATGAGGCGCGGCCGAACCTCATCGTTTCCTTCAACGGCTCGGCGCTTTCGCTGCTCGGCATCGCGCTTTCGATCTTCCTCGGCTTCCGCAACAATGCCTGCTACGACCGCTGGTGGGAGGGCAGGCGTGACTGGGGGCAGCTAGTTCATCTCGCGCGCGGCTTCGCCCGGCAGACGCTGGTGCTGGAGAGTGCAGGGGAGGCCGGTATCGAGGCGCGCAACAACCTGCTGCGCCTGACCATCGCCTTCACACAGGCGCTCGTCTGTCTTCTGCGACCCGGCAGCGACGAGAGCAAGGTGCTACGGCTGCTGACCCCGAGCGAGGCGGAATTCTATCATGCGGCCCGCAACAAGCCCGATCTCATTCTGCGTCTCATGTCCGCGGATTTCGCGCGACTGAAGGCATCGGGCACGATCTCGGATATCCAATATCAGATGCTGGATATCACGATCGGCCAGATGGGTGCGGTGCAGGCGGCCTGCGAGCGGCTGCGCAACACGCCGCTGCCCTTCGGCTATACGCTGCTTCTGCATCGCACCGCCTATCTCTTCTGTTTCCTGCTGCCCTTTGGCTATGTCGATACGCTCGGCTGGGGCTCGCCCTTTGTTACGGCGCTCATCGCCTACACCTTCTTTGGCCTCGATGCGCTGGGCGACGAATTGGAAGACCCTTTCGGCAAGCGCCCCAATGCGCTCGCCATCGGCGCGCTTGCCGATACGATCGAGATCAATCTGCGCGAAGCGCTTGGGGAAACCGATCTGCCGCCGCTGCCACAGCCCAAGGATTTCCTGCTGATGTAA
- the msrA gene encoding peptide-methionine (S)-S-oxide reductase MsrA, which produces MKTSSTDMIRIGSARVARLAGLTAAAVLVGAIALQFVGRASAEDARVIPPPGMDEKAGSSGTETAVLAGGCFWGVQGVFQHVNGVISATSGYTGGSKDAAHYEVVSTGDTGHAESVRIVFDPHKISYGHLLQIYFAVAHDPTELNYQGPDTGTQYRSAIFPTSQSQADIAKAYIEQLNHAKVFDAAVVTKIEPARQFYAAEAYHQDFLTTHPDYPYIVINDLPKIKNLQHLFPGDYRADPILVTASASVK; this is translated from the coding sequence ATGAAGACGTCATCGACAGATATGATCCGCATCGGTTCAGCGCGGGTTGCGCGCCTTGCCGGACTCACGGCGGCCGCAGTGCTGGTCGGCGCCATCGCACTGCAATTTGTCGGCCGCGCATCGGCCGAGGATGCGCGTGTCATCCCGCCGCCGGGTATGGATGAAAAGGCAGGTTCATCGGGCACGGAGACAGCGGTGCTTGCTGGCGGCTGCTTCTGGGGCGTGCAGGGCGTATTCCAGCACGTTAACGGCGTGATCAGCGCGACTTCGGGCTATACCGGTGGCAGCAAAGATGCGGCCCATTATGAAGTAGTGAGTACGGGCGATACCGGCCATGCCGAATCCGTACGTATCGTCTTCGATCCCCATAAGATCAGCTATGGGCATCTGCTGCAGATCTATTTCGCGGTGGCGCATGATCCGACGGAGCTGAACTATCAGGGGCCGGATACAGGCACGCAATATCGCTCGGCGATCTTCCCGACCAGCCAGTCGCAGGCCGACATTGCCAAGGCCTATATCGAGCAGCTCAACCACGCCAAGGTCTTCGACGCGGCTGTTGTCACCAAGATCGAGCCGGCGCGGCAATTCTATGCGGCCGAGGCCTATCATCAGGATTTCCTGACGACGCATCCGGACTACCCCTATATCGTCATCAACGACCTGCCCAAGATCAAAAACCTGCAACATCTCTTTCCCGGCGATTATCGCGCCGACCCGATTCTGGTGACGGCAAGCGCCAGTGTGAAATGA
- a CDS encoding SlyX family protein: MSDEQSRITKLEETVAYQAKTIEELSDQLAEQWKVVEQTRQKLDRLTERFLTLEEQSLDAPAITKPPHY; this comes from the coding sequence ATGTCAGACGAACAGAGCCGCATCACCAAACTTGAGGAAACGGTCGCCTACCAGGCCAAGACGATCGAGGAGCTTTCCGATCAGCTTGCCGAGCAATGGAAGGTGGTCGAGCAGACCAGGCAGAAGCTCGACCGGCTGACCGAGCGGTTTCTGACGCTGGAGGAGCAGTCGCTCGACGCACCGGCCATCACCAAGCCGCCGCACTACTGA
- a CDS encoding metallophosphoesterase family protein, with amino-acid sequence MKIIQITDTHLSPNKPHFNGNWEPLAKWIEASGADLVVHTGDLSVDGADKDEDLLFSMDLMRQVSVPMLIVPGNHDVGHLPGSYQPVNPERLARWRRLVGPDYWAKDIGNWRLIGLNSLLMGFEDAEEQRQFDWLQDMLESRGDRRVAIFAHKPLFVDAPDEGDTGYWSVRPAQRRRLYDLIAAHDVALLGSGHLHWTWEGRLNGTSLVWAPPAAFILGEMEREMPGERLIGAAIHELGETVSTELVAVPGMTAYFLDDVVLEVYPQAAPKAKEPTE; translated from the coding sequence TTGAAGATCATCCAGATCACCGACACGCATTTGAGCCCCAACAAGCCGCATTTCAACGGCAATTGGGAGCCGTTGGCGAAATGGATCGAGGCAAGCGGCGCCGATCTCGTCGTTCACACCGGCGACCTCAGCGTCGATGGTGCCGACAAAGACGAAGATCTCCTCTTTTCCATGGATCTGATGCGACAGGTCTCCGTGCCGATGCTGATCGTTCCCGGCAACCATGATGTCGGCCACCTGCCCGGCTCCTATCAGCCCGTCAATCCCGAGCGGCTGGCGCGCTGGCGCCGCCTCGTCGGCCCCGATTATTGGGCGAAGGATATCGGTAACTGGCGACTGATCGGCCTCAACAGCCTGCTGATGGGCTTCGAGGATGCCGAGGAGCAGAGGCAATTCGACTGGCTGCAGGATATGCTCGAAAGCCGCGGCGACCGCCGTGTCGCCATTTTCGCGCATAAGCCGCTCTTCGTTGATGCGCCGGATGAGGGCGATACCGGTTACTGGAGCGTTCGTCCGGCACAGCGCCGCAGGCTCTATGATCTGATCGCGGCCCATGACGTGGCTCTCCTCGGCAGCGGCCACCTGCACTGGACCTGGGAAGGCCGCCTCAACGGCACCAGTCTCGTCTGGGCGCCACCCGCAGCCTTCATCCTCGGCGAGATGGAGCGCGAAATGCCGGGCGAACGCCTGATCGGCGCAGCAATTCACGAACTTGGCGAGACGGTATCGACCGAACTCGTCGCGGTACCCGGCATGACCGCCTACTTCCTCGATGACGTCGTACTGGAAGTCTATCCGCAGGCCGCCCCCAAGGCAAAGGAGCCGACAGAATGA
- a CDS encoding ABC transporter ATP-binding protein, with protein sequence MSALSLRGIAKSFGGNAILKGVDLDVQPGEFIALVGPSGCGKSTLLRILAGLDHADSGEIILGGSDVSGVAAADRNIAMVFQSYALYPHLTASENIAVPLAMRRLSRVQRLPFIGSLIPGQRAARSGIIRDVREMAVSLKIDHLLDRKPGQMSGGQRQRVALARAMVRRPAVFLMDEPLSNLDANLRVHARGEIVDLHRRAGVPTVYVTHDQAEALSMADRVAVMIGGQLLQLASPQTIYDDPAHVEVARFVGQPRINLLPALAENGIVAFGGIRLALEDGSFAGNNVTLGIRPEFVTLTQNRQDALAAHIERMEFLGSEVILYAKLDAIGETMVVKLSPAEATGLSAGMPVALTLMAQQAMVFAEDGRRLRASPTTADATREKAHG encoded by the coding sequence ATGAGTGCGCTTTCGCTTCGCGGCATCGCCAAATCCTTCGGCGGCAACGCCATTCTCAAAGGCGTCGATCTTGATGTCCAGCCGGGCGAATTCATCGCCCTCGTCGGCCCGTCCGGCTGCGGCAAAAGCACGCTTCTGCGCATCCTCGCCGGCCTCGACCATGCCGACAGCGGCGAAATCATCCTCGGCGGCAGCGACGTATCGGGCGTCGCGGCGGCGGACCGCAACATCGCCATGGTCTTCCAGTCCTACGCGCTCTATCCGCATCTGACCGCCTCGGAAAACATTGCCGTGCCGCTCGCCATGCGCCGCCTGTCGCGTGTCCAGCGTCTGCCCTTCATCGGCTCGCTGATCCCCGGCCAGCGCGCCGCCCGTTCCGGCATCATCCGCGATGTCCGCGAAATGGCCGTCTCGCTGAAGATCGACCACCTGCTCGACCGCAAGCCCGGCCAGATGTCCGGCGGCCAGCGTCAGCGCGTGGCGCTTGCTCGCGCCATGGTGCGCCGCCCCGCGGTCTTCCTGATGGACGAGCCGCTCTCCAATCTCGATGCTAACCTGCGCGTCCATGCCCGTGGTGAGATCGTCGACCTGCACCGCCGAGCCGGCGTGCCAACGGTCTACGTCACTCACGATCAGGCCGAGGCGCTGTCGATGGCCGACCGCGTCGCCGTCATGATCGGCGGTCAGCTGCTGCAGCTTGCCTCTCCCCAGACGATCTATGACGACCCGGCCCATGTCGAAGTGGCCCGCTTCGTCGGTCAGCCGCGCATCAACCTTTTGCCGGCGCTCGCCGAAAACGGCATCGTCGCTTTCGGCGGTATCCGGCTTGCGCTGGAAGACGGCAGCTTTGCCGGCAACAACGTCACGCTCGGCATCCGTCCGGAATTCGTGACCCTCACGCAGAACCGGCAGGATGCGCTTGCCGCCCATATCGAGCGGATGGAGTTCCTCGGCTCCGAAGTCATCCTCTACGCTAAGCTCGACGCTATCGGCGAAACCATGGTCGTGAAGCTCTCGCCGGCCGAAGCTACCGGTCTCTCCGCCGGCATGCCCGTTGCGCTGACGCTCATGGCCCAACAGGCGATGGTCTTCGCTGAAGACGGTCGCCGTTTGCGCGCGAGCCCGACGACCGCAGACGCCACGCGGGAGAAGGCGCATGGCTAG